Proteins from one Microcoleus sp. FACHB-831 genomic window:
- the fmdA gene encoding formamidase: MPEVLFKVDLKKPFAEQDVVGHNRWHPDIPAIVSVNPGAVFRIECKDWTDGQIGNNDSPDDVRDVDLSVVHVLSGPIHVNGAEPGDILVVDLLDVGTLPDYEWGFTGIFARENGGGFLTDHYPVAQKAIWDIQGIYTKSRHIPDVRFAGIPHPGLIGCAPSHELLAKWNKREADLVASGGPPWKPAIPALAELPNPKNAILGSLKGAEYDRVAKEAARTVPPREHGGNCDIKNLSKGSRIYFPVYVEGAKLSMGDIHFSQGDGEISFCGAIEMAGYIDVHVDLIKGGVEKYAMINPIFKPGPVEPRYSEYLVFEGISVDEFTGQQYYLDAHVAYRRACLNAIEYFKKFGYTGEQIYLLLGSAPCEGRISGIVDIPNACCTIAVPTAIFERNILPI, translated from the coding sequence ATGCCAGAAGTTCTTTTCAAAGTAGACCTAAAAAAGCCGTTCGCAGAACAGGATGTAGTCGGTCACAACCGTTGGCATCCTGATATTCCAGCAATAGTTTCTGTCAATCCTGGTGCGGTGTTCCGCATAGAATGCAAAGACTGGACGGATGGGCAAATTGGAAATAACGACAGCCCTGATGATGTCCGCGATGTAGATTTGTCAGTAGTTCATGTATTGAGCGGCCCAATTCATGTTAATGGTGCCGAACCTGGAGATATTTTGGTAGTTGACCTCTTGGATGTAGGTACGCTTCCCGACTACGAATGGGGTTTTACTGGCATTTTTGCTAGGGAAAATGGAGGCGGTTTCCTTACCGACCATTACCCCGTAGCGCAGAAAGCGATTTGGGACATTCAAGGCATTTATACGAAATCTCGACACATTCCAGATGTGAGATTCGCGGGAATTCCCCACCCTGGTTTGATTGGTTGCGCTCCCTCTCACGAATTGCTGGCTAAGTGGAACAAACGCGAGGCTGATTTAGTTGCTAGTGGTGGTCCTCCTTGGAAACCTGCCATTCCTGCTTTAGCGGAATTGCCTAACCCAAAAAATGCGATTCTTGGCTCTTTAAAAGGTGCAGAATATGACCGCGTGGCTAAAGAGGCGGCGCGGACTGTTCCTCCCCGCGAACATGGTGGAAATTGCGATATTAAGAACTTGTCGAAGGGTTCGCGTATATATTTCCCGGTTTATGTGGAAGGCGCAAAATTGTCGATGGGTGATATTCACTTTTCTCAAGGTGATGGCGAGATTTCATTTTGTGGCGCCATTGAGATGGCTGGATACATCGATGTTCATGTGGATTTGATTAAAGGTGGTGTAGAAAAGTATGCGATGATTAATCCAATTTTTAAGCCGGGGCCAGTGGAGCCGCGTTACTCGGAATATCTCGTATTTGAGGGTATTTCTGTAGATGAATTTACGGGTCAGCAGTATTATTTGGATGCTCACGTTGCCTATCGGCGTGCGTGTTTGAATGCTATTGAGTATTTCAAGAAATTTGGCTATACAGGCGAACAAATTTATCTATTGCTAGGTTCTGCACCGTGCGAGGGTCGTATTAGCGGCATTGTGGATATACCAAATGCGTGTTGCACAATAGCTGTTCCGACGGCAATTTTTGAACGCAATA